ccattgTGTCCTGTTTCTAGAACGTCAAATatctaactaaaacaaaacttatccaaaataTTGACACTCAAACATGCATcaaaattatattaactacctaaaatgatagaaactatccttgaagaaaaaatatttgatgtgtattttagttatCCCATCAACTAACATGGAGGgagtggagcttatgatctatactatagccagacaccaggggcaAAGAACAGGTCCCTGATGTTTGTTAGCAACTGTAAGTAAGTTGCCTTCTCTTcaacagtcagtcagccagctcAACACTTGTTCATGTCTAATGAATTAAAATCAGTAAAACCTCAGGGATAAAAGATATTTAGGGATAAGATATATTTCTAATGTCCCTCCTTTCTGCAGTCTTTGTGTCGTACTTACACACTCAAGAACATAGCAGCTGGGATTACCTTCTCTTTGAGGGCGTTCACATAAAGCTCACTGTTAGCAAAGTAGATTGAGGAGTTGGAGTGGAAAATCTTGATCCCCTCATACTCAGCCgcctgggaaaaaaagacacgggTCACACACGTTCATAGTTCAGGGCAATGGAAGGAATgaggtattttgtttttctgcgtTTGAACTGCAGTGTTCTCTTCTCACAGACTCACCTCTTCATATTCATCCACATCACAGTAAAGTCCTGTGTCAGGAACGTGGCCCATGATGGAATTTTTAGGGCTGTAAGACAAAACCTTTACGCTAAGTTCCTAAGTTCATAATTATgtgacatgacaaaaacaatcacTCTTCAGACAAGCATTACCTCTGCGTCCTGTAGATGACTGTGAGCAAGGCGAAAGCGATGGCCACCAGGAGGCCGTAATCCAGACCCAGCAGCAGAGATGCTATGAAGGATACCAGCCAGATCGCCTGAGAGACGAGAAACGAAAGAACGGCAACGTGAAACACTGCTGTCTCTACATCTCCTTGTGCTATAGGAGAAAGAAACCTTCATCACATCTCATGTGCCTTTAGTAATTAAATAAGTCCCAATGAATCTGAAAGCAGCTAAAGATGTTTATAAATGATACACTGAGCACCTTCAAATAGTTCTGAACCAGATGACTAAGAGGTAAGATCTGCTCTTAACCGAGATATTTAATCAAATCAGAGAGAAGAGTAAGAGAAAAATAGACGCAAAATAGcgtctgattggttgtaggactatccaattacAAGAAACATGTACAAGTCATACAgttctttcagtgtttttggataTTCATGcataagtttttctttttctctctatcAGATGAAACACACCCtattttgaaattcaaatggtgtgttaccagTCTCATAATTTCAATAAGAATAGGGCTCTGTCTATTGCCACCTTCAGTCTGAATTAATATTCTTTATATTAATACTGTATTCCTTTTCTTAGAACACATACTTCTATTCGTGCTAGGGCAGCAACAGAAAAGGGCACATAGTTTAACTACATGTAGAAGCACCAAGTAAGATTCACTGGCTCACTGGTCTGACTAAACATGCAGCCTTAGTTGCTCATGGTAACAGACTATTAAGGGAGAAGCTCTGAGGCAGATTAAATTAGACCTATCTAGGACCACAATGGATTAATAAGAGCAGGACAAGAGAGCTCCTTTTGTGTGTTCAGGCTGAGAAACTTTACCACATTTTGATGTGCAGTGTGATTTAACAAACTGACCAGTTCGATCTTGCTGGTCCTCCACAGGCTAGGAATGTCTCTAAACTGCTTGAACATCCCCAGCAAGTTGACCATGATGATGGCGGCCAGCGCAGTCTGGGAAACAAGAGCCGAACGTGAGGTTAGAAATCAGAGGAGGCGCCAGTCGAAGGTCAGTCCAAAGACCAGACTGACTGAAGAGCCGCCGGACAGGAAGTTTGAGTGTGTGATTTCACCCACCTGAGGGAGTGGCTCAAAGACGAAACCGATGGCCACCACCACTAGCAGCACCACGAGAGACGCCAGGAACCCTGCTATCTGAGGACATACAAGGAGCAATAACTGAGTCAACACCATCGCTCACCCTAATCACGGTTTTACAACACCAATTTAGTGCCCTGAGATAGCACAATCACTCCTGTACTGCAACTACATGTGCGTCACCTGGGTTTTTCCTCCGGTGCTCTCCTGCACCAGACTCCTCGACATGGAGCAGGTGATGGCGAAGGTTTGGAAGAAAGAGCTGATGAAGTTGGACAGGCCGAGGGCGATGAGCTCCTGGAAGCAGCACACGTAAAATAAGCTTGGCTGAATCAATAAGTTGTACCGCTCTGCAGCTTGTTTGGGAAAAAAACTCGAGGAGagccccacccccccccccaaaaaaaaaaaaaaaaaaaaacgaagctaCAGGTAGTCAATAAACAGAGGCAGCTGTTGACATTGAGGAACAAAGAGCAGACCACAGTGAACTCTAGAGGCTTAACTGCGTCATCGAGACGTCAATCACGTTAACTGAGGCTGTCATTTTCATACTTAAACAGACACAGCATTtattaaacagaatattaagTAAAAGTAGagctttattatttcttaaaaatTGGGGGAAACAATTTTTCCTTGAGATTTACAGATGGTGACTTCAAAAAGATCTGAAGGCTGACAGTGAGAGAAAATGATTCCAAGAATCTGTGACTGACGGACAAGCTCCATAAATGCGGGTTTTACATTCATGATTTACTTTTACAAGACGAGAAAGATTAACTGATGCTTTCCTCTCTTTGAATTACACTGGGCCACATCCCAACAGTGTTGAAGTGTTGGCAAaagcagattttatttgtgGAGGTGTCCTTCTTGAATCTGTGTCCCTATGTAGTGTATCACTTAATCCTGTTTGTGAAATCATGAGGCTTATGACACAGCTCTAGTTCCCTTGTCACTGCTCAGCgtgaagcaaaacaaactgagTACAAAAATACAaggtcatttcttttttcctgcagcacaCTCAGAGAAACAAAGCTCCAAAGGTAAGAGAACATTTACGTGCATCCTGTGTATGTGTAACCTTGGTTACAGTTTGCACCAATAAGTAACAATGCTAAAAAGTTAATCTATATGATTCAATGTAACTCTCTCGACAGCATTTTCCCTAAATATGTTCACACAATAGTTGATTGATTAAACTGAACATGTTGCTCGTTTACAGAACACTAGTACGtgaaccacagaagaagagaccGATAGAGATATGGCCGACACCGACGTTTTTACATCAGCCTTGAACAATGGCCGATACGTGCAATTAATACCTGAATCGGAATCACAGTTTAGTGCCCTgataacagaaaatgaactcCTTTAAACAAAGGCCCACTGTAGGCCGGCAACTTAAGTGCATGCTGACAAACTAGCTCATTGTGCCCCAAGAGCTCCTCAAATGACCCAACTCACCTGGTTGCCGTCCACACTGTAGCCGTGTTTCAGGGCAAAGGTCTTGGCAAGTGACATGCCCATTGAGAATCCTACAATCGCCACAGCGAAGGAGTCTGTGATCAGGTTGGGTAACAGAGAGAAGTCTGGGAGAGCAGGGGGCTGCAGCCTGAGAACATATGAGAAAACCTTGCAGTACATCCTTCCCAGTGTGTAAATGGTTTTCAGCTGAGACGTGTAAATTGTGAAGTGGAGAACCATCTCTTATTAACTTAAACTCAACCTTAAGCTGAACTTAAATGTCAGTTGCCCCTTAAGTCAGCCTCAACCTAAATGTTTCACCTTCACCTTTATTAAAACCtaaacttcaacttcaacttTACCTCAACTAAACTTaagttcatatatatatatatatatatatatatatatatatatataaattaattaaacttaACCTTAAGTTAACCTTAACTTAAGTTAACCTTAACGTAACCTCAAGTAAACTTAAGTTCACTTTCACCTTTATTAAAACTTCCGTTTAAATAAGGTTAACTTAAGTTCAAATGACAACTTCACCTACATTAAATCCTTATTTAAATTTAACCtcaacttaaatttaaattcaccTTTATTAAAACCTAACCTAAACTTTACCTCAATGAAACCTGAGTTCATCTTATCCTTTATTAAAACCTAATTTAAATTTAAGCTCAACTTAAACATAAGTTCTTTTTCACCGTTATTAACACTTAATCTAAACTTAACCTTACTTTAAGATCAACTTAAACGTATGTTCACCTTCACCTTTATTAAAATTTATCCTAAACTTAACCTTAACTTATCCTCAAATTAAACTTAAGTTCACCTTCACCTTTATTAAAGTTTAACCTAAACTTAAGTCAACCTCAAGTTAACCTCAactaaacttaaattaaaaaatttccTCAAAGCTCAACCTTTACTGAAGGTTGACTTAAACATCAAATATCAAGGTGACCTTACCATAACCTCAACTTAAGCCCAACTTATGTTTAGGCTCgcaaatcattttcattctACAAAGTCCTCTGAGAATGTGTAACAGCTTACCCTGTTGGTACTGTCCCGACCACGTCCACCTTGTAGCCCTCTGATAAGGACATGCCATACGAGATGCCAGTTGACACGATAACCACAATGATCTCTCCAGGAATGGGAATGGGCAGCTTCTTCTTGAAGCGTTCATTTAGGACCTTGACCGCATACAGGAACACGAGGCACCCCAGGCCCAGCAGGAACGTGGTGACATTGGTGTGAGTGATATTGCTGAATACCGCTATGACACTCTGTGGTGACAGTCATGACAAGGTAAGTGACACAGATCTCTCCAATAAATCTGGGCGGCTCCTACAAACATTgcaaaaactattaaaactcACATAAATAGCGGAGAGGGGCCCAGTGAAGCGCTGTGTTTTCACCCCCAGCATGTACTTCAGCTGGGAGATGACAACGTGCATCGCTGCTGCTGTAGTAAAGCCTCGCACCAGAGGTTCTGTAAGGTAGATTGCAACAAAGCCAAACCTGAGAAGGCCTAAGACAATCTGAAAGTAAAAGCAGTCAAGAAAGAAATAAGATTGACGTAAGGGAACAGCTTTGTTtcaagtaaaaacatgaaaaagcgACTTGTTGACATCAAATGTCCCGCTGTTTTGGGTAAACAGGGATTTTTGAGCGTGGGAAAATATGAGCGCACTGTATCACTTTACTGTGATGTCCTAACGAAATAACAGCCTCTCTGTGGGGACTGAAGGGAGATGTTTGTTATTTCGAGGCTGACCTGGATGATTCCCACGATCGTTGTGAGCACCACGGCCACCTCGACCCTCCTGGCGTCGCGAGCGACCACGTCCAGCACCGCGGACGTGTTGGATCCATTGGCGGGGATGGAGTAAAACATGGAGTCTGGGGCCTCCCTCACCGCTATGCCCCCGATCATAAGACTTATAACTGCAAAGGTACCTGCAGGTCATAAACACAAGGACAAACTTTTAACTATAATCTGTCAAACTTAATACACATTCCTGGACAGGTGCACTATCCCTTTGAGGGGACAGGCTTGAACAATAGATCAGTTATTCTGTTTCACTCAGAAGTTAAGGGATCATAATTTCCACAGCAACCTGCTACTGGCATTCAGCAGACCAACTCTTTAACTACAACAGGTTCTAGTCATTGAACCAGTGTATATGATGGACagatgacacagacacagggttCACTAAAACGACACAGTCCTCTGCTGTTAACGTCAGCAGAGGCAGCACGTGTCATCTCCCAATCAGTCCTTTATCAGTCTGGTATTTGTGAATCTTTAGATGGTTAACTGAGCTGCCCCCCTAGTACGTGTGGTGCACAGAGTTTTGCCAGTTTGAGCACATCACTCTGTTCCCGGCACTGATATGTGAAAAGGCCACCTGTATTAAATACAGCCGTTAAATTAGACCAGGATGAACATTAACAGCCTTAACAGCGTGGGGTAAAGGATTTAAAGGCCAAAGCGATGCATTTTCTCAAGGTTTTGTGTAAAAGGTGGCTGGTACTGTGCCAACATGATGCCACACCAACGCCGCAGATAGAAACAGACCAGTCATGTGTGCGTTTCTTGTTCGTCACTCGCATCTTTCACATTACAAACGTAACACGCATTGAGCATTGAAACAGTAGGCTAAATGTCCGATTTTAATCAGACGCAGACTCTTATCAGTGTTGGCTTTCCAcgccaaaacaaacacagcgcTCCGGCAAAGATCATTATGTCTGAATGATGACACTTAAACCTTTGCCCTCATATCTTTAAGCTCGGTGTTGTACAGCATCAGTAGGTCACGCAGTTCACGTATGTCGTTACGCGTGAGTGAAAAGGCCACCTTGCCCAGAATTTGAACAGCAGCCCAgttaacccccccccacccgccagAAGCTGAGGTATCATCATTTCCATGCCATGTTGCTATAAAGGGAAACTGTGACCCAAAGCCATTTCACAGTGTCGTCAGTAGCTTCCTCACATGAGACATGGTCACAGGGTGGAGTTAACAACATTTCAAAATCGCTCAGATCAGGACAGAGTTATTACAACTGAATGCAAACATTTCCTCATCTTTCATCTCATAATCTGGGTCAGTCTGTAACTCTGGCATCGACTCAGCAGATGTACAAAGCAGTATGTGTGTGAGGGGGAGAGACAGCTCATATGGTTCTAGGCAAAGACAGTCAACAGGCTCTGGAACATTTAACAACAACCACCATTAATTTAGaccaggaaagaaagaaacactttCTGAGAAATCGATAGAAAAGATAAAGAACAGGACCAATCACTGTTTTGGGATTTaggcttttctgtttctttgtggaTTTGATataaaaattctaaataatgataaaatattttaccCAAAATGAAGTGCCAAAGGTAGGACCcaacattaaattattttctataGCCTATTGCCTATGACGTTACAGTTGTCCAATCAATGTCTCCCCAGACAGTATGTGCATGTCGCTACTAAGTGCTTTAAGGGCCTTTATACTTCTTACTTAAGATTCTTACTTAAAATAAGTTAGTTTCGAAACATTACGCCAGTGAGACAGCAGTCATGTGGAACTGATATTCTCTCAATTAACTGACTTAGAAGATCTAGCCAAATGGCTTCCGGCTAGAAACGAGAAGCTTCTCTTTTGTCTACTGTTCTGAAAACAAGGGACCAATGTTTCATGAAATTTTATATGCAGGACTCCAACTGCATTGAACTGAACTTTTGGGTGGTGACCAAAAGAATGGCATCACGGAAACAAGCACATGTAATGAGGATCCTCTGTAGGGCTGAGCCTTAGATATACAGTAGGGTGAGGTGATTGAACATCCAGGTGGAGCCCGAATTAGAGCCGTTGCTTCTATGCATCAAAAGGGACCAGTAGAAGTAGTTTGGGCACCTGATGAGGCTGAATCCTGTGTACGACCAATCGGGAAGGATTATATATTTAGAGTCGTCTGGAAGCACCTTGGGATCGGAAGGGGGAGGTCTCCATTTTGACGGGAACCTTAAATGGTAGCACCAATCGCAGCTTGTAGCTAAAGTGTTGTCGTAACACAAAAGCAAAGCATTTACAGGAGACTTCGTTTTGATTTCTCACCTACTGATACGTGTCTGGACGTGCCAAAGAAGGTGTACAGCAGAACGGGGTAGAATGAAGAGTACAGACCATAAACCGGAGGCACAGCAGCCAGCATGGCGTAGGCTAGACCTgtggagcagagacagaaaagagagattTAAACAAACAGTCCCAGGCCAAGTGTTTGCATGAACCTCAGAGCGCCAGAAGACAAAGACAGTGTGAAGCCAAAAACAACTCCTTTGCACTTGGCAGCTGGCCCGTCACACTATTTAAACCTCATTTCATTCCAGATGACTTGCTTAGCCCATGGCTACTGTAGCGTACAGTGCCACTACAGTGACTCCAGGGTGCTACTAACCTTGAGGGAGCTGCACGACGCCCGtgctgagacctgagaccacaTCTGAAAAGAGGTACTGCTTGACTGGATAGGATGGCAGCCACGTTAGAATAGGCAAGAAACTGAGAACTGCTGCCTTGGCCTTCTCTGAAGAACACCTGTGAAAGGAGATAAACACATTCAGCTTGCGtgcatttgaaaaataataactgGGGTTTCACGGGATTCGTCATAGAAAAGGTATTTTCTTCATTAAGGGTCATGTTTGATCTTCTTTTTAGTTATGCACCAATACAACTGACTGACTGCCACTGACCTATCAATGACATGACATTCATTATTAATAAGGCTTTTAAAAGGTTAcattaaatgttgtttcaaaacTCTGTGTGATACAATTCAAATATCGACTGGAAGATAATCTGCATCAGCTAAACTGTTGGCTACATTTTCCCAAATTGTCATAGAATTTTTCAGTTAGTGCTCAATTCTCAGTTTTCTCTCTGCTCCAGTTCCATGAAACAACGAGAGTCCTTGGTTAGATGGAGTTTGATATATGAATATGAAACATGCTCTCCTTCCTTACTATTAGAATTTAACCTGGCTGCACTCTCCTTAATCATATTAATGGGCACACATTGAGTAAATATTTGTTCGCTCTCACAGCCTGCCCTCAGAGTGTAATTGGAGGTTTGAGaaattaaaacatattatattgtgttattGCACCGTTCCAGATTTAATAACTGGAAATGCCTGTTACCAGTAATAAGCATTCCAATAAGAAAAGCGTAGTGTGTACTAAGAAGATCACATCTTTAACCTGCCATGAGGAAATTAAACCACAGGTTTAGATAATGAGTCACTCTGGAAACGTGATCGCAACTGCTGGAAAGAAAGTGATTTAATGGCTCGACCAGTAAATCATCAATAAGTTTCCCAAAAtacagtttctgtttctttccatCACAATTAAGTGTGACTGTATTGTTAATATGTCACTTGGGGTTGAGCGAAATTGTAACATGCATCAGTAGAATGAAAACAATAGTTTTCTGCGGCTCTAAAAACACCTTCAGTATATGGAAGAAAGAGCACAGCTGTGGCTGCGTTTTTCTGGTTGCGATGCTGAAACTGTGCCAAGCTGTAGTCATTGTGTTGTTACTGCTGTGGTTCAACATATGGCTGTGTCTACGTGTAAACTCTTGGACCTGCGGTGCTTCTGTGGCGAATGAGGGCAAAGCTAACCACAGGtgttcagcgatacaggagcttcAATACAACACCTTGGTCAGCTCAACCATCACACGTGTCCTGACTCTCCATCTAGTCACAACCAGGAGCTGTGgtgctggcttttttttttaggattatttcatacatattttaattaaatggtCAATTTGTCAACGAGTTGTCACCATACAACGATAATATGAATGTTTTGAACCTGCTGGCATCTTGCAAATTTTGGATTTAAATGGTGGCGCAAATAGTTGTCCCATTGCTCAAAACTGGGCAAATCTGGGAATGGGTTGATCAGTTTTATCGCAACGCCTGCAAGAATATTTCCTTTTTGAGCTATCTGAATGATACACAGATTCAGTGTGTCTGcggaggttctcagtcacccaggtcattgtaatccaaaaggcgtttacaAAAGGCAAATGgatttgtagagttttgagGAAGCTCCGGTTTTGAGACCGGAGTCTCTCACTGACAATGGCTTccgttagagcaccattcatagggaaGTGGTTTAGGgacaacaccccccccccccccactcccttaACGACAGGTGAGTGTCCAGCCAGTTAGTGGCACCTGTTTCTGGTTCCTGCAGAAAcaggtcaagcaagtttctgatgtgttttacccattgagtttcctatttaaaactcaacttcccaccagtctcttagaactgaagaagctactcataTGAGCGGcaaaacgtcttctcaaaactcgagtcaagtccagttgccttttttaaactcCTTTTTGAACACAGATTTAGGACAAGTCAAAGTTTTCCGTCTGGACTTACTGGAACTTCTCTGCCAGCCTCTGGCGGAGTGTCGTGGAGTTATTTTTGCGGTGGAGAAGCTTTGTCCGGATGAGGTTTTCATCGTAGACAGGGCGCTCTATCCTGTACATCAGCTGCGAGTGTGCATCCTCCCCAGCTGTTGCTGCTTCTTCGTCTTGCTCCATGGCAGGGGATGGAGGGCTGGTTGTATTGAGTCAGTGTATCGCCTCcgtattttatctttttctcttCGTCATTGCTCTGACGCCTTCATTCGTGTAGCAGCTCCAACGTTAACCAGTGGCTCTTCCTAATTCTGCTCTGAGGACGAGAGAAAACATGACAGGAATGATTTCAACACGCATCAGGCGTTGAAAAACCAACCGACAGGCATGTGTATTTGTGCAGTCCTGTGCTGATAAGAGACATTTCAGTTGGGTTTGCAAAGATACCACTTTTGAGTGAATGCTTTATCAGATTTTGAGCAAATATTTGGCCTTTAGCCAGCCTGTACAGCTACGCTGGCTGCATAATGTTGTGACGACCTGGTAGGATTGCTGTATAGAAGCAGGAGGTAAAGCAAAGTTCCTCTTGGTAGGTCAGAGAATGGTTTTTCACAGCACAGAAAACAGGCCTTGTTACTGGTCTCAAACATTTTGCAACCACATGCCTCAAGTTTTCACAGTCCAGGCCATAGATGAAGAAACATACAAGCACTTGCCAACACACGAGGTATACCAGTAAAAACGGATGCATTCCATTAtaaaagtcctgcactaaatccccttTTATAACTGTTGTGATGTTCAATTTATGGTGAGGCAGAATCACAAAAGTGGAAATTCAATTGGGTGATGATTGCAGAGGATGTAGTTTTGTTCGTGTTAGCCTGTTTgaattacacacaaacatttaagcCTGCTTAATAGGGTTTAATAGAGTTgccaaaataacagaaacctgTGTGAGTACACTACAATACTACAAATTCAActgtactacaaaccacagcctccaaaatgaaaacaaagttcaATCAACAACTCTCAGTTATGCTGaagaaatgctgaataccagaaTACCGTGAACATAGACAATTCTGCAGGACACATTATAATGAGTTTGTTTTCACTCGTGTACATAACAAACTGGTCAAGTGAGTTTATGTTGCTGGATCTCGCAATAAGCCGTTGCATTCAAAGGCAAGGCAAAAAATCGGAAACTATaaagatatagatatatacttTGAATGAAGAAACAATCACATACACAGTGTTTTTGAATGACTCCCACTGGAATGACTGTGGCGTCATCACCAGCTTTAAGTTATTTAGAAAGCACCTAACATTCCCGTTaacactttaaatgtaaaatagacgtgtaaattatatttaattcgGCTATTCCCGTGTTACAACAATTTCTAGTAATGAGCAGCGTTTTAAATGACGGGTATAATATGTTAGCCGCATGAAACAGACGCACTTTCTAcaacatgttttcttctttttcgtttttttctttctttttcttcttattctttgtTATTAGTTTATTAACATCTTTCTAATGCGATATTACAGTAGCTCCTAATGGACAGACGGGACTCATCCCGTTTCCGATTTAATCAAACTCTGACGCACCGACACTTGACAGCCTCGACCTTCTTCACGTTTCCCCTCACTTTTGTTTCGTAGCCAGCTAAATGAAACAATACTGATGAAAGAAGGTGGATTCTAAAATACAATCTGACAGCAGTGTTTGGAGTTACAGGTATCAACCAGAGCTCAACTACACTAGCTACCCTCGCTGCTATGACAGGAGAGCTTTCCTACTCGCTCTTCTCACTTAGACATTGAGGCAAAAGATGCTCGTGAAGACTCTTACCTGCGTCCTCCTTTTGCGAGGATGCTGCCACCTCAAGGAGAATACCAATTTACTGAGCCGGTGCCTTTGGTTGAAGTTTAACAAGGGCAACGGTCTTGGAGGACCGCAGCAGCCGCTTACGATACACCAGAGATAGGGAGTGTTGAAAGGGTGTAGCACTCCGTAGTGAAATTTCTTGTGACTTCCGGTCTGCAACGGAGGGCGTGTATCCAGCCGCATGCGCTGTCGTCTCTTAAAACCAGGCCCGGTTGTAGTCCTGCAACTGAAAGTTTGTATCTCTTCTGTACAGGGTGCATAATTCATTTGCCTTCATATGATTATTCATTCCTTATCCCTTATACAATTTGCAGTTATTAGCTTTACTTCTACATTATATGATACATCGTGTTTTTGTCAAAGTTCAAGATTAAAGGTAATCCCGTCAAAAGTCAGTATTTCGGGGCCTAGTAATTCaggtaattttatttttagtgctcaagacataatgtaaaataaacgAAAACAACACGCGAACAAGGCGTCGGTTCGAAGACGTGCAACAGAAAGACGGATTCGGTTTCTGGACTCAAATGTAGTGACAGAGTGGGAGCTCTGTCTGTCATGCGTGTCTCCGGCAGTTTGGAGCCGCTCTGACGTGTTGCAGTCACGAGGCTCCCTCCTGTGATCGTCCGTTGACTAAGATGTGCCACGAGGAGCGGCAGACAGCATTAATTCACAGCCTTTCAATAAACAATAACTAAAAAAGGTGTCTCCTCTTTGTCCGTTATTTATGTTGCTATGCTGTTATTGTGGTTCACTGTTCCATACGGTGCATTTCAGTGTAGGTAGGAACTACACTTCCATCTATTCAATCCTTCCTGTTTACGCATTTAATGACTTACTCGTCATGACGAGGCGATTTTTCCACTTTTGTCAGTGTAATTGTAACTTCGTTTAGTGTTGATTGGTTTCCACATCGATTcggttaaaaatatatatatacatttgtttgtatgtgttttgttgttgttgttgttgttttgtttgtttgtttgttgttttgaagaAAATTACCTAAAACTGA
This portion of the Mugil cephalus isolate CIBA_MC_2020 chromosome 22, CIBA_Mcephalus_1.1, whole genome shotgun sequence genome encodes:
- the slc26a5 gene encoding prestin; its protein translation is MEQDEEAATAGEDAHSQLMYRIERPVYDENLIRTKLLHRKNNSTTLRQRLAEKFQCSSEKAKAAVLSFLPILTWLPSYPVKQYLFSDVVSGLSTGVVQLPQGLAYAMLAAVPPVYGLYSSFYPVLLYTFFGTSRHVSVGTFAVISLMIGGIAVREAPDSMFYSIPANGSNTSAVLDVVARDARRVEVAVVLTTIVGIIQIVLGLLRFGFVAIYLTEPLVRGFTTAAAMHVVISQLKYMLGVKTQRFTGPLSAIYSVIAVFSNITHTNVTTFLLGLGCLVFLYAVKVLNERFKKKLPIPIPGEIIVVIVSTGISYGMSLSEGYKVDVVGTVPTGLQPPALPDFSLLPNLITDSFAVAIVGFSMGMSLAKTFALKHGYSVDGNQELIALGLSNFISSFFQTFAITCSMSRSLVQESTGGKTQIAGFLASLVVLLVVVAIGFVFEPLPQTALAAIIMVNLLGMFKQFRDIPSLWRTSKIELAIWLVSFIASLLLGLDYGLLVAIAFALLTVIYRTQSPKNSIMGHVPDTGLYCDVDEYEEAAEYEGIKIFHSNSSIYFANSELYVNALKEKTGVNPQHIQAARKAKRKHKHKESSPVKMYVKYEDEAVTHEVIPLNHVVEEQKNGQLKDNCQESSSDEAVSLQPLAAVHSIILDWTAASFIDSVGAKAIKQVIKEYAAVDVRVVIASCNRNLLAELDSLQFFTGDMATDMVFPTVHDAALHCQRLNSQPPAAPTGETSPVTEGESRDLTS